A segment of the Panicum hallii strain FIL2 chromosome 1, PHallii_v3.1, whole genome shotgun sequence genome:
TATTCCATCATCATCACCTTAGTCATCATCACAGTGCCTCCTCCGAGGGTGGGACTCGAGAGATCATATTTGGTGTGGTGCCTTCTTTCAGTCCTTCAGTGTACAGGCAACAGAAGATGTTTGGTGCGCTTCTTTCAGGTACAGGGGAAGTAAGGTGACGGCGCATACTGCCGACGCCGACGATCCGAGTGCGCCAGCGACATCAACCGTCCTGCAGACCACCCGCCCGTGAATCAAGTTCCAAGAACCGAAAGATACTCGTCTACGCGCAGCATGGCGCCTCCCGGATCTGTCAGATGATGTCCTCCATACTAGCAGCAAGCAAACAATTGAAACAACTAGACAAGCAAGAGGCGCGGTGCTCTCCGAAAAAATCGTCCGGCTTTGAGCAGCAGCTGAGCGCACGTCCCATGATGAGAGCTCAGCTACCACTACCAGACAGTCTACCGCTGCCTCGGCGGGCGCAGCTCGGTGCGGGCGCCTTGCGGAGAGAGAACTGACAAGTGGCGGCCATGCTCTGCAGGCGTCACCGGCGGCCACGCCGCGTGTGATGAGTCGCGATGCTCTGCTCAGAATGATGGGGCGCGCTGGCGggtggcaggcggcggcggggcggtgcGCCGGTGCGGGCGAGGCAGCCAAGCGGCGGCACGCCGAGCGCCCAAGCGGTGGTGCTCGGACGCGCGCGAGCCGTGGCGGTGGCGCGGAGGGACGCGGCCCCCGGGAGCGGGGAGCCGCGGTGAAAGACCGGTGGATGTACTCGCGCCACCGCGCGCGTAACGTGCCGGCAACCGAAACCACTTGCTCAAGCGTGTAACCTTGTCGCCCTCGGCTCCGTAGACGGCGAGACGCGCGAGCACTGGCTGCTCGGCGGCGTCGGCGCACGGCCGAATCGAGAAAAATGGTACTGCAGCAGTGCCTCTCAAGCTGACAGTCTGATATGGATTAGTAGGTAGCTTTGCTTCCAATTTCCATTTGGAATTTTGGATCGATCACAAACACAAAAAAAGTCTGTCGTTGACAGGATGGCTGCATGCCAGTTCAGCCGACATCCTTACTTATACTATATTCAATATTTTATATTCATATCTAGTACTCTCTCCGTCCTATTATATATAAAGCGTAACCATATTTTACTTAAATTCTATAATATAATATAAGATGCGCTCTCTCTCTTTATACATATGTACATCGATGTATCTCTTTATATGTACGCACATCGATATACATATATCGATATAGTAATATTTAGTGTTATTAGAGAAAATTAAATACATTTATTAATCTTTAAACCAGAGATGGTTACGCCTTACGTATTAGAACGCAGGGAGTAGCAGCATTACATGGAGCTCTGGGACTGATTCTTGGAGCTACACCAAAGACACAGAACAACATGGGCCATCCAACACGGGCCACATGCCAGCTCTTTGACATTTTATTTTCTACGGGCCAGCCCGGCACGTCTCCAAACCAGAACACCCAGAAGAAGGCCCAGGCCCAGTGTTTAAACGTGGGCGGAGGCCTTCCtcgtctcgccgccgccgtcgagcttgatgCCCTTGTACCACGCCGCGCAGGCGATGTACACTGCGAGGTCCACGAGCGAAAGCGCGGCGAGGAGGAAGTAGAACCTGTCGAGGTGGCCCGAGTTGAGGTTCCCCGGGATCCACCCGGGCCGCCTCTCCCCAGCGGTGAGGCTGGTGACCACGCTCACCAGCATGATGCTCACGTAGTTCCCCAGCGAGATGGACGCCATGCACAGCGCGCTGCCGAAGCTCTTCACGCCATCGGGCGCCTGCCCGTTGAAGAACTCCAGCTGCCCCACGTACATGAACACCTCCGACGCCCCGATCAGAGCGTACTGCGGCACCTGCCACAGCACGCTCAGGGAGCTCGGctggtccggtgccgccacgcgcCGCAGCCGCTCCACCTCCACCACGCCCGCCACAACCATGGCCGCCATGCCGATCACGAGCCCCACGCCCATGCGCTGCAGCTCCGTCAGGCCCTGCGGGTTGCCCGACAGCCGCGCCATCACGGGGACCAGCACGCGGCGGTAGATGGCGATGAACGCCAGCACGCTGAGGATGTCGAACAGCGACATGCTCGCGGCCGGGAAGTGGAACGACCCGATGTTGGTGTTCATGGTGGCGCCCTGCTCCACGAACAGGGACGCCATCTGGGTGAACACCACCGAGTACACGATCGTGCACAGCCAGATGGGCAGCATCTTCAGGATGCACTTCACCTCCTCCACCTGCGTCACCGTGCAGAGCCGCCACGGGTCCTTCATCTTCTCCGGCGCGCCGTACTCCTCCTCGGTGACCGTCGCCGCCTTGTCGAGGAACCTGAGCTCGTCGCTGTGAAGGATCTTGCGGATGCCAGAGATCTTGGGGTCCTCTCGTTCCACCTCGTGGAGGAGCTCCTCTCGGGGCACCTCGGCATGCCACTTGCGGAACGCGGCGACGAACACCTGCGCGATTCGCGTCAGCGGGTTGCCGCTCGGATTGAAGTGCCGGTAGTTGGGCGTGCCGAGCAGGAAGAGCACGAGCGccagcgccgcggcggccgccgagaCCCAGAACCCCATGACCCAGCGGCCCGAGTCCTCGTAGTACACCagcaccgtgttggagaagagGGACCCGACGTTGAGCGCCAGGTAGAAGTAGCTGAAGAAGGCGACCTTGGAGCGAGCTTCCTTGGGGTCCGTCTCGTCGAACTGGTCCGACCCGAACGTGGCGATGGAAGGCTGGTACCCGCCGTTGCCGAAGGCGATCATGTAGGTGGACAGGTAGAAGAGCGCGACGCCGGGCGCCGACGGCTCGTCGCAGCGCGCATTgacgccgccgcagccggaggGCTTCACCAGCAAGAACCATGACGCGAGCGACAGTATCACCAGGCCCTGATGATCAAGAACAAACACAATCGATCGAGTAAGAACAGTGCAGCAACAGAAGGGGATTTGGGGAGACTGACGATGATTGATCGTTGTCTGAAGATGAAAGTATCTTACCGTCACGTAGATGATCTGGAAGATGGCGCAGGTGACGTATCGGCCCCAGTAGGAGTCGCTGAGGAAGGCGCCGATGAGCGAGAAGATGTAGACGGTGCCGGTCCACTTGCTGATGTTGTTGGCCGCCTCGGCGTTGTCCTGGTGGAGCACCCGCCGCAGGAACACCACCAGGTTCACACCGACGCCGAAGAAGGCGCACGTCACGAGCCCATAGTTAGCTGCAGCAGATGTGATCTCCAG
Coding sequences within it:
- the LOC112899457 gene encoding protein NRT1/ PTR FAMILY 7.3-like, producing MDPTTVEPKWMSPTTEDGSMDRRGNPAVRAATGRWRSAILLLANYGLVTCAFFGVGVNLVVFLRRVLHQDNAEAANNISKWTGTVYIFSLIGAFLSDSYWGRYVTCAIFQIIYVTGLVILSLASWFLLVKPSGCGGVNARCDEPSAPGVALFYLSTYMIAFGNGGYQPSIATFGSDQFDETDPKEARSKVAFFSYFYLALNVGSLFSNTVLVYYEDSGRWVMGFWVSAAAAALALVLFLLGTPNYRHFNPSGNPLTRIAQVFVAAFRKWHAEVPREELLHEVEREDPKISGIRKILHSDELRFLDKAATVTEEEYGAPEKMKDPWRLCTVTQVEEVKCILKMLPIWLCTIVYSVVFTQMASLFVEQGATMNTNIGSFHFPAASMSLFDILSVLAFIAIYRRVLVPVMARLSGNPQGLTELQRMGVGLVIGMAAMVVAGVVEVERLRRVAAPDQPSSLSVLWQVPQYALIGASEVFMYVGQLEFFNGQAPDGVKSFGSALCMASISLGNYVSIMLVSVVTSLTAGERRPGWIPGNLNSGHLDRFYFLLAALSLVDLAVYIACAAWYKGIKLDGGGETRKASAHV